Proteins encoded together in one Manis pentadactyla isolate mManPen7 chromosome 6, mManPen7.hap1, whole genome shotgun sequence window:
- the LOC130684088 gene encoding LOW QUALITY PROTEIN: coiled-coil domain-containing protein 150-like (The sequence of the model RefSeq protein was modified relative to this genomic sequence to represent the inferred CDS: inserted 1 base in 1 codon) yields MLPRRRKSPERPALSRPPESYRPHANTGKERAASAGLPRVTPDSTRPVTCAPTRTLRSSQEIGDSGISLKTLFNAIKTMEGRLEGKIDILASRPLINDESPNFLKLNSEKSILEKNEEELSQTMKCRDVAPRESQKLKGDLEALEDGENKKGGNFQQQLAEAKEDNCKVTLMLETMLASHSKMQAALEKVQTELGLRDSEIAGLKKERALNQQRVQKLEAEVDQWQARMLVVDAQHNSEMKTLQKALDVATEDNRKLAMSLGQALQTNNHLQTKLDNVQQKLETKELERCSLETFKERMTEESKMEAEFHAECIEALKKQFQTERETAKKAAQRETTEQIETELRQMELIKDQYQKKNYEQSLSIQKFVSEMASLQKEVQLLARSQYNISTENKQQELRLGAERKIRQELENRCQELEQTVRYLKKYKEATENKLKEVSMESEQITANPEQAHHWFKCRFDGLQHELTENRLQRLPREDRWLGENPDKRQNIMSSQSVLHQWEXQQNLRHVPKKYHSELQRK; encoded by the exons ATGCTGCCCAGAAGAAGGAAGTCTCCGGAGAGGCCTGCACTTTCCAGGCCCCCTGAAAGCTATCGGCCCCACGCGAACactgggaaggaaagagctgcctCCGCTGGACTGCCCAGAGTTACTCCCGACTCCACACGCCCTGTGACCTGTGCGCCAACCCGGACTTTGAGATCTTCTCAGGAGATTGGAGACTCTGGAATCTCTCTAAAGACTCTTTTCAATGCTATTAAAACTATGGAGGGGAGGCTGGAAGGTAAAATAGACATTCTTGCTTCAAGACCATTAATAAATGATGAGTCGCCAAATTTTCTTAAACTGAATTCG GAGAAATCCATTCTTGAAAAGAATGAGGAGGAGCTCTCACAAACAATGAAGTGTCGTGATGTAGCCCCGAGAGAGAGTCAGAAGTTGAAAGGAGACCTCGAGGCTTTGGAGGACGGGGAGAATAAGAAG GGGGGAAACTTTCAGCAGCAATTGGCAGAGGCTAAAGAAGACAACTGCAAAGTTACACTCATGTTGGAGACCATGCTGGCTTCTCACAGTAAGATGCAAGCTGCTCTGGAAAAAGTCCAAACAGAGCTTGGGCTGAGGGACTCGGAGATTGCAGGCCTCAAGAAAGAAAG GGCTCTAAATCAACAGAGGGTGCAGAAACTAGAAGCAGAAGTGGACCAGTGGCAGGCGAGAATGCTTGTTGTGGATGCCCAGCACAACAGTGAG ATGAAGACTCTACAAAAAGCTCTAGATGTAGCGACAGAAGACAACAGGAAACTGGCGATGAGCCTGGGGCAAGCTCTCCAGACAAATAATCACCTGCAGACAAAGCTTGACAATGTTCAACAGAAACTGGAAACCAAAGAACTGGAGCGATGCAGTTTGGAAACGTTCAA AGAACGGATGACAGAAGAGTCCAAAATGGAAGCAGAATTTCATGCTGAATGCATAGAAGCTCTAAAAAAGCAATTTCAAACAGAGAGAGAAACTGCAAAGAAAGCAGCGCAGCGGGAGACAACTGAG CAAATAGAAACAGAATTGAGGCAAATGGAGCTAATTAAGGatcaatatcagaaaaaaaactaTGAACAG TCACTGAGTATCCAGAAATTTGTATCTGAAATGGCTAGCCTACAGAAAGAGGTGCAGCTGTTGGCCAGGAGCCAGTATAATATCTCAACAGAGAATAAACAGCAAGAGCTGCGCCTCGGGGCAGAGCGGAAGATAAGGCAAGAACTGGAGAATCGGTGCCAG GAATTGGAACAAACTGTCAGATACCTGAAGAAATATAAAGAGGCAACAGAGAATAAACTGAAAGAAGTCAGTATGGAATCAGAACAG ATCACAGCAAACCCGGAACAAGCTCACCACTGGTTTAAGTGCAGGTTCGATGGCCTACAACACGAGCTGACAGAAAACCGGCTGCAGAGGCTTCCCCGGGAGGACAGGTGGCTGGGAGAG AACCCAGATAAAAGGCAAAACATCATGTCCAGCCAGTCTGTTCTACATCAATGGG AACAACAGAATCTTAGACATGTGCCCAAAAAGTATCATTCTGAACTACAGAGAAAGTGA
- the LOC130684087 gene encoding uncharacterized protein LOC130684087 isoform X1, with protein sequence MHTHNPTWDDCQQLLKTLFTTEERERILTKARKNVPSVKGRPTTLPNLIKRFPLNRPDWDFGNAEVAAGWPPCLRIIAAVALMVKDADKLTFGQHLKVVTPHAIEGVLKHPPATLLLTPDLEVPLHECQEILAELTQVHPDLQDVALPNSELVWYTGGSSFIMDGMRRAGMAVVDQDGNVIWSASLPLGTSAQKAELIALAEALE encoded by the exons ATGCATACACATAACCCCACCTGGGACGATTGTCAGCAGCTCCTTAAGACCTTGTTCACTACTGAAGAGCGCGAGCGAATCCTCACCAAGGCCAGAAAGAATGTCCCCAGCGTCAAAGGACGGCCGACAACCTTGCCGAACCTGATCAAGCGCTTCCCCCTGAATAGACCGGATTGGGACTTTGGGAacgcagaag TTGCAGCAGGATGGCCCCCATGTCTAAGGATCATCGCCGCAGTGGCCCTAATGGTAAAAGACGCAGACAAACTCACCTTTGGGCAGCATCTAAAGGTGGTAACTCCTCATGCGATCGAGGGAGTCCTGAAGCACCCCCCTG CCACCCTTCTGCTGACCCCAGATCTAGAGGTCCCCCTGCATGAATGCCAAGAAATCCTGGCAGAGCTCACCCAGGTGCACCCTGACCTCCAGGACGTCGCCCTCCCCAACAGTGAGTTGGTATGGTACACTGGCGGAAGCAGCTTCATCATGGACGGGATGCGAAGGGCAGGCATGGCAGTAGTAGACCAAGACGGGAATGTCATCTGGAGTGCCTCGCTTCCCCTGGGGACCTCAGCCCAAAAAGCTGAACTGATTGCGCTGGCAGAGGCGCTAGAATGA
- the LOC130684087 gene encoding uncharacterized protein LOC130684087 isoform X2 — protein MHTHNPTWDDCQQLLKTLFTTEERERILTKARKNVPSVKGRPTTLPNLIKRFPLNRPDWDFGNAEVAAGWPPCLRIIAAVALMVKDADKLTFGQHLKVVTPHAIEGVLKHPPDLEVPLHECQEILAELTQVHPDLQDVALPNSELVWYTGGSSFIMDGMRRAGMAVVDQDGNVIWSASLPLGTSAQKAELIALAEALE, from the exons ATGCATACACATAACCCCACCTGGGACGATTGTCAGCAGCTCCTTAAGACCTTGTTCACTACTGAAGAGCGCGAGCGAATCCTCACCAAGGCCAGAAAGAATGTCCCCAGCGTCAAAGGACGGCCGACAACCTTGCCGAACCTGATCAAGCGCTTCCCCCTGAATAGACCGGATTGGGACTTTGGGAacgcagaag TTGCAGCAGGATGGCCCCCATGTCTAAGGATCATCGCCGCAGTGGCCCTAATGGTAAAAGACGCAGACAAACTCACCTTTGGGCAGCATCTAAAGGTGGTAACTCCTCATGCGATCGAGGGAGTCCTGAAGCACCCCCCTG ATCTAGAGGTCCCCCTGCATGAATGCCAAGAAATCCTGGCAGAGCTCACCCAGGTGCACCCTGACCTCCAGGACGTCGCCCTCCCCAACAGTGAGTTGGTATGGTACACTGGCGGAAGCAGCTTCATCATGGACGGGATGCGAAGGGCAGGCATGGCAGTAGTAGACCAAGACGGGAATGTCATCTGGAGTGCCTCGCTTCCCCTGGGGACCTCAGCCCAAAAAGCTGAACTGATTGCGCTGGCAGAGGCGCTAGAATGA